The region TTCCAGCACAACATAAGCGTCAAGCATTGCCGCAAATCCATCAATGCGGCGGCGCTGGTTGCTTGTCTTGCAGGGAATTTTACTCGCATTACGATCTTCGGTTACGGCCACGTTTGACATACACCATTTAGTCACCGGATTGTTCTCGTAATTTATTTTCTTGGCATCTAAGTCTGCAGCTAATGACATCAATGGGCCTGACAAAGTTTTTGCTCCCTGATGAACTGGTTCTGGACATTCTTCGCCAAACTGTTCTTTTAAATCTTGAACAAAATATTCTGCTGAAAAATAATCGTACCCGATCCAAGGAATATAAACGTCGTACACATCTCGCATCTCAATAAACCATTCCACGACAAATTTATAATTTACTTTGTTGCCGGGAGTGGTACGCAGAAGCCCCATATCTCGCCATGTGCTATAAGGAATTTTGTCGTCCTGTTCTCTGGTTTCAAGCAAGTCTTCAGGCAGCCAGTACATATGCTTACAGTAAATTGTTTCGTCACCGACGACCTTAAATAAAACCGCTGCTGCTGTTAAGTCTGTTGTAATTGATAAGTCAACGCCTCCAATACCATAACGTGGCTTTAACTGCGTAATATCAAATGTCGCTTCATTGTTCAACTGTTCGAATGTCAAAAATGCTTCAGATGACGTTTGCCGCAAATTAAAGTCTTTGCATAACAAATTACTAACCAGGCGCGGATTGGCTTGTGCCTTCTCGACTTTAGCCTTCAACTGTTTTAATTGCTTGATGGTTCCAAGGCCCGGATTGGCTTTGGCCCAGCAATGAGGATCCGTCCATTCTTTACGGCTGTCTAACTCATAAATAACAGGGAAGAACCGTTCATTTTTATAAATGTTCGGATCATCAAAACCGTTGATCATGTTTTCGGCTTCATCGTATTTAATATCATATATCGACTCGCGAATAATGCCGGCCGTGGAAGTTATGAATATTAACGGCTGCTCGCGTGCTGACGTACCGTCAAAAATAACGTCATAGAGTGCTTTTGTTTTCCACGCATGAATCTCATCAAGTAAAGCGCAGTGAACATTGAGCCCGTCCAGTGTATCGGAATCACTGCCAAGGGGTTTAAAAAAAGAATCGTTAAAATATCCAACCAGTTCTGCAACTAACGGTTTTATCATATCTCGCAGATCTGGGGATTTATTAACCATCCTCTTAGCTTCTAACCATATAATTTTTGCTTGGTCACGCATGGTTGCTGCCGCAAATACCTCGGCCCCTGGCTCACCATCAGCAATCATCATATACAAACCAATCGCTGAAGCAAGCACCGATTTACCATTTTTACGACCAACAACAAGCATGACTTCCTGAAAGCGGCGTGTACGGTCTTTTTTATGTACTACACCAAACGTTGCAGCAACCAAGGCTTTTTGCCATAATTCCAGCAGCAGGGGCTTGCCCCCAAGCTTGCCTTTAGAGTGTTTGCAGTACCGTTCAATAAAATTTATTGCATGTTCAGCTAAGTGTTCGTCATATTCCCATTCACTTGCTGGATCGTCTAGTTCAGCAATCAAATGAAAATATACTTTGCGGACTTTGTTGCCAACAATGATCCGCCCTGATTTTATTTCATTAGCATACTCGGTTATAAAATTCATGGTATCAACTCCACTGATTGCTCAATGGGATCACCCCTTTCACTTACTTTTTATGAATTCCATAAGCCCATTGCCTTTTGGAGGAGGCCCCAAATCTGCCTTCGGTAATAAGTCGGTAAGCTGCTTGATGATGCTGGAATAATTTTTTATCATCGCGTTATAAATTTCAACCTCGGAAGATTTTTTAATACCGTGTTGATTGGCGCCGTTCTGATATTTTTCTGTAACACCTTTTTCGTTTATCGTATCCTGTAGGTCCTGCAAGGTGACTGCCATGAATGCGGCATTCTCAATCAACGATTTAACGGCTTTTTTCGTTTTTGCGTCTAGCTTTGTAAATAAGCTTGTTAGTCTTCGAATCTCTTTTTTTATTTTTTCCTCTTTGGTTAAATCAACGTTTTCCATGACATATCACCTCACTTTACCTACACCCCCTCACGCGAACGGCCTGTGTATTTTTCGAAGGGGGGGCACCGGTCTTGGTCCAGAAGCCTCACAGCCGCGATATGGGGGGGCTATGGCTTAATTGTTTGAAATCATACACAATTTAAACGATATCAATAATCATTGTTATTTAGTTCTCGACTTCCATACGGCGGTGCTTGACCCCACCCCGGCATTGCCTCTAACTTTGATACGTACTCGCCGCAATCTCTGTTCTCAGGACGTTGTGCAACCATCGCCAAATGGTTTCTGTCACGTGTTTGCTGTACAATTTTCCATTCCTGTTTACTATAGTAGCAACTCATACTCATCGTCCCCTTCGTTTCACAGCCCCATGTTTGCGTTCACAAATACCAACGTCCGCCTTCATCAGTTCACGATAGTTCTCATTACGTGGTTTATTTCTGAATGTCACACACAACCGATTGACGTAATAGACATGGCCAGCAGTGCAATCAAGTTCAAGGTTGTAATGGCAGGCTGTATTGTTGCAGTGCAGACTGACCATGGCTATCACCTCATTTCAGACATAAAAAAATACCGCCCTATTCGGACGGCTTAATACGTTCAAGTATATCAGATTTTAAAAATAATCGTTCTTTTGGCGTTTCCTTGATTGGTTTTAACTTACCACGCCTAATCAGATCAAACACATTCTGACGTGAGCAATTCAGCAATTCCATAACTCCGGCAGTATTTACAACTTCATCGATCATAAATCTTTCTAGTTCTTCGCGATTTTTAAATACCCAACTCATTTTTTCATCACCTTTACAATGGTTAGAATAATATAAACAACTGTAGCCACTAAGCCAACCTCTTCAATCACAGTAAGGTGATAAAAATCTAATGCGGAAACCCACACAATAAACAAAAACAATAAGATAAAATCAAATGTCGATATCTTCTTCATAATTTCCAACGAATGTGGTAAACTAATTTTAAGGGATGAGGGAGGTTTTACCCTCCCTACCACTTTAACGCTTCCGATGCTTACCAGGGCTGGGAGCGTTTTTGTTTTGCCATTTTTCCATCAGGTCAACAATTACTTTGACCGATGCAAGTATGGCGGCTACCGTAGTAGCAACATCCCTTACAGTGTTTAAATCCACATTCATCATCACCCCCTCTCTATGGTTAAATTATACCAAATTACTTGATGTATGTCAAGTAATAGAGAGGATTTTATTTACTTATTTTGAAATATTTTTCGATAATAAAAGCGCCCCGAAGGAACGCTAATATTAACTATTGTTCTCGTAAAATTTGCAATGTCTTATGTCCTTTATCATTAAACCGCATATCTTCAGTAAAAATTCCAAGGTGTTTAAACATATTATAATAGCTATCTGTAACTGGTACAAATTCATTTTTAATCGCTTTTGCAATAGCAATTAAAAGATCTCTCTGATTCTTATCCCATGAAGCTATTTCTTCTTTTAATGATTCTTCGTCCAACACGTACATCTCCCTTTACCATTTTCTAACACAATTCGATAAAAGGAGACGGCTTCCCTTTTTAGTTGTATTATAAATATGGGCTGGCATATTAAGGGGTGTTGAAATTGACAATTAAACGAAGCCGAGACAACAACGGACAAATCCGTAAAAAACGTGGAGATACAGAACAAGGAACTTTGGAAAAAGAATATGGAAACAAAATTCCTCCTAGCCGTAGCGATAAACAGCTTAAAAATATCTTGAAAGACAATGGTGCTGATTCTTTATCTGAGTTATTAAAGAAAAGGGAATAAACAAATAACCTATGCCAGTCCTACCAAAGTATAATTAAAGCCGCCTATCAATGATAAGCGGCTTTCTGATATTTATTAATTTTACTAATATCATTTTATCACATTCGTTTTGTCACGTCACTGACATCTTTTTGACACGTCCGACAGCCCGTCAATGC is a window of Pelorhabdus rhamnosifermentans DNA encoding:
- a CDS encoding terminase large subunit, whose product is MNFITEYANEIKSGRIIVGNKVRKVYFHLIAELDDPASEWEYDEHLAEHAINFIERYCKHSKGKLGGKPLLLELWQKALVAATFGVVHKKDRTRRFQEVMLVVGRKNGKSVLASAIGLYMMIADGEPGAEVFAAATMRDQAKIIWLEAKRMVNKSPDLRDMIKPLVAELVGYFNDSFFKPLGSDSDTLDGLNVHCALLDEIHAWKTKALYDVIFDGTSAREQPLIFITSTAGIIRESIYDIKYDEAENMINGFDDPNIYKNERFFPVIYELDSRKEWTDPHCWAKANPGLGTIKQLKQLKAKVEKAQANPRLVSNLLCKDFNLRQTSSEAFLTFEQLNNEATFDITQLKPRYGIGGVDLSITTDLTAAAVLFKVVGDETIYCKHMYWLPEDLLETREQDDKIPYSTWRDMGLLRTTPGNKVNYKFVVEWFIEMRDVYDVYIPWIGYDYFSAEYFVQDLKEQFGEECPEPVHQGAKTLSGPLMSLAADLDAKKINYENNPVTKWCMSNVAVTEDRNASKIPCKTSNQRRRIDGFAAMLDAYVVLERHLEDYTNMI
- a CDS encoding helix-turn-helix transcriptional regulator codes for the protein MSWVFKNREELERFMIDEVVNTAGVMELLNCSRQNVFDLIRRGKLKPIKETPKERLFLKSDILERIKPSE